One Echeneis naucrates chromosome 1, fEcheNa1.1, whole genome shotgun sequence DNA segment encodes these proteins:
- the yju2b gene encoding putative splicing factor YJU2B, protein MGERKGTNKYYPPDFDPAKHGSLNGYHKTHALRERARKLSQGILIIRFEMPYNIWCDGCKNHIGMGVRYNAEKKKVGNYYTTPIYRFRMKCHLCVNYIEMQTDPATCDYVIVSGASRKEERWDMAENEQILTTERTEKEKLETDAMFKLDHGGKDKEKLRKALPSLSEIQDYQSGWKDDFQLNSSLRRKFRTEKKVLAEQEEKDNAVRMRTNLSIPLLPEKEEDKRLAALLTYQAPDSYEDKQHSKRREISSRSWFNSPSAGPGGVVGGLLQRLGQQGKEAAVAKALGSTHSPLIRRRTGGPGVKTEPCVTVTRRQSDPEVATTCNGETYKVAPGTPGGSNTAVRPTQAGLDITETKNSVRTTQEEDKGPVKAEDSEGQNNTTRAAVTSLVADYSDSDSDPGL, encoded by the exons ATG GgtgaaagaaaaggaacaaacaaaTACTACCCTCCAGATTTTGACCCAGCCAAG CATGGGTCGCTCAATGGCTACCATAAAACTCACGCTCTCAGGGAGAGAGCCAGGAAACTGTCGCAGGGCATCCTCATCATCAG GTTTGAGATGCCGTACAACATCTGGTGTGATGGCTGTAAAAATCACATTGGCATGG GAGTCCGCTACAATGcggagaagaagaaagtgggGAACTACTACACCACGCCGATCTACAG GTTCAGGATGAAGTGCCACCTGTGTGTCAACTACATCGAGATGCAGACAGATCCGGCGACCTGCGACTACGTGATAGTGAGCGGGGCGAGCAGGAAAGAGGAGCGGTGGGACATGGCTGAAAATGAGCAGATCCTCACCACAG agaggacagagaaggagaagctgGAGACGGATGCCATGTTCAAGCTGGACCATGGTGGGAAAGACAAGGAGAAGCTTAGAAAGGCTCTGCCCTCCCTGTCTGAGATCCAGGACTACCAGTCTGGCTGGAAAGACGATTTCCAGCTCAACAGTAGTCTCCGCAGGAAGTTCAGG ACGGAGAAGAAGGTTCTGgctgagcaggaggagaaggacaaCGCGGTGAGGATGAGGACTAACCTTTCCATTCCTCTGCTgccagagaaagaagaggacaAGAGACTCGCAGCACTGCTGACCTACCAGGCACCGGATT CCTATGAGGACAAGCAGCACAGCAAGCGGCGAGAGATCTCGTCTCGCTCGTGGTTCAACTCGCCTTCAGCTGGCCCAGGTGGTGTCGTCGGCGGCCTCCTCCAGAGGCTGGGTCAACAGGGGAAGGAGGCAGCGGTAGCCAAAGCTCTGGGCTCCACCCACAGCCCGCTGATCCGCAGACGCACAGGAGGACCGGGGGTCAAAACCGAACCCTGCGTCACCGTCACCCGCAGACAGTCCGACCCTGAGGTCGCCACCACGTGTAACGGGGAGACTTACAAGGTCGCTCCCGGGACACCAGGCGGCTCAAATACAGCCGTCAGACCAACGCAAGCAGGTCTGGacatcacagagacaaagaacagTGTTAGAACCACACAGGAAGAGGACAAAGGGCCGGTGAAGGCGGAGGACTCTGAGggacagaacaacacaacaagagcAGCAGTCACATCCCTGGTGGCAGATTATAGCGACTCAGATTCAGATCCTGGACTGTGA
- the LOC115044374 gene encoding transcription factor IIIA-like — protein METKAEKHKRFICSFSGCSASYNKQWKLDAHLCKHSGLQPCKCEHDGCSKSFSSAYHLARHELTHSGLKPFSCPVDGCPAAFTTNTNRARHIGRIHGQEHRKYVCRFEGCGLDFRKNKQLKTHMCEQHTQLPLYQCTHEGCQMSFSFPSKLKRHEKVHRGYPCGEDGCSFTAKTWTENLKHRKEQHRRTLKCEQCSKVFRDSWFLQQHQRVHSDVRVVFKCPRDDCDRSFTTTFNLQSHINSFHEELRPFACTHDGCGKTFAMRKSLQRHSVVHDPERKKLTRPRKQKPKRSLASKLSGLSDPKGELCTESIIPSGEKKPCPPNPVELVTLLQDTSLLCSPAVDTHGLTNVLTAPLTV, from the coding sequence ATGGAAACCAAAGCGGAGAAACACAAACGTTTCATCTGCTCTTTCTCCGGCTGCTCGGCGTCGTATAACAAACAGTGGAAGCTGGACGCTCATCTGTGTAAACACAGCGGGCTGCAGCCGTGTAAGTGTGAGCACGACGGCTGCAGCAAGTCCTTCAGCAGCGCCTATCACCTGGCCCGGCATGAGCTCACCCACAGCGGCCTGAAGCCCTTCAGCTGCCCGGTGGACGGCTGCCCGGCGGCCttcaccaccaacaccaaccGGGCCAGGCACATCGGCCGGATCCACGGCCAGGAGCACCGGAAGTACGTGTGCAGGTTCGAGGGATGCGGGCTGGACTTCAGGAAGAACAAGCAGCTGAAGACTCACATGTGCGAGCAGCACACCCAGCTGCCCCTCTATCAGTGCACCCATGAAGGCTGCCAGATGAGCTTCAGCTTCCCCAGCAAGCTGAAGCGACACGAGAAGGTGCACAGAGGTTACCCCTGCGGGGAGGACGGCTGCTCCTTCACGGCCAAGACCTGGACGGAGAACCTGAAGCACAGGAAGGAGCAGCACAGGCGCACCCTGAAGTGCGAACAGTGCAGCAAGGTGTTCAGGGACTCCTGGTTCTTGCAGCAGCACCAGCGCGTCCACTCTGACGTTCGGGTCGTCTTCAAGTGTCCCAGGGACGACTGTGACAGGTCCTTCACCACCACCTTCAACCTGCAGAGTCACATCAACTCCTTCCACGAAGAGCTGCGGCCCTTCGCCTGCACGCACGATGGCTGTGGGAAGACCTTCGCCATGAGGAAGAGCCTCCAGCGTCACAGTGTCGTCCACGACCCGGAGAGGAAGAAGCTGACGAGGCCGAGGAAGCAGAAGCCCAAAAGGTCTCTGGCCTCTAAGCTGAGCGGTTTGAGCGACCCAAAGGGAGAGCTCTGCACCGAGTCGATCATACCGTCCGGAGAGAAGAAGCCCTGTCCACCCAACCCTGTTGAGTTGGTGACCCTCCTGCAGGACACGTCCTTATTGTGCAGCCCTGCTGTGGACACACACGGGCTCACTAACGTCCTGACTGCACCTCTAACTGTGTAG